A single window of Vigna unguiculata cultivar IT97K-499-35 chromosome 1, ASM411807v1, whole genome shotgun sequence DNA harbors:
- the LOC114189694 gene encoding protein BCCIP homolog — MMRYKVLKSNTETLPRPKRRRQRPKSWPITFSPFARSLVLARMHSLHAPKRRSQNPNPTLPAKEPQPAQSSHHHLNGVVREDFSKPEHSESSDEDSDGVVQADFSFFDPKPDDFHGVKTLLQNYLDNEEWDLSAFVELILEQSTVGTVVKIEDDEDEGIFALVTALNLYRYREHRCMVTLKDFLLHKAHQEKDVADKLRLLLVEQERDVAILVSQRMVNLPPQLLPPLYDALFDEVLWATEDEPTEELRNSFKFKHYIILSKVYVLKNAEQKTKRDNDNDNEEGIIYLKLEDEIFHKLSSWSFYFPWQSQQPAPHELKNYKSTGLIMAVEADKIPKFRQELAAVINET, encoded by the exons ATGATGCGTTATAAGGTTCTGAAATCGAACACAGAAACCCTTCCAAGGCCAAAACGCCGACGTCAACGACCAAAATCATGGCCTATTACATTCTCCCCTTTCGCTCGCTCTCTCGTTCTCGCTCGCATGCATTCTCTGCACGCGCCTAAGCGTCGCTCTCAAAACCCTAACCCCACTCTCCCTGCTAAGGAGCCCCAACCGGCACAGTCTTCTCACCATCATTTAAAT GGAGTTGTGCGAGAAGATTTTTCCAAACCCGAACATTCCGAGTCTTCCGACGAGGATTCTGAT GGAGTTGTCCAAgcagatttttcatttttcgaTCCAAAACCTGATGATTTTCATGGAGTGAAGACCTTATTGCAAAACTATCTTGACAATGAAGAATGGGATTTGAGTGCCTTTGTAGAGTTGATTTTGGAGCAGAGCACTGTGGGGACTGTTGTTAAGATAGAGGATGATGAGGATGAAGGAATCTTTGCTCTTGTTACTGCTCTTAATCTGTATAGATACCGG GAGCATAGATGCATGGTGACACTCAAGGATTTTCTACTCCATAAAGCTCACCAAGAGAAGGATGTAGCTGACAAGTTGAGATTGCTTTTGGTGGAGCAAGAACGCGATGTAGCTATCCTGGTATCTCAGCGCATGGTGAACCTTCCTCCCCAGCTTTTACCTCCACTTTATGATGCCCTTTTTGATGAAGTGTTGTGGGCCACAGAAGATGAG CCAACTGAGGAGCTCCGAAATTCCTTCAAGTTTAAGCATTATATAATACTTAGCAAAGTTTACGTG CTCAAGAACGCAGAACAGAAAACAAAACGGGACAATGACAATGACAATGAGGAGggaataatatatttaaagctTGAGGATGAAATATTTCATAAG TTAAGCTCATGGTCCTTCTACTTTCCATGGCAAAGTCAGCAGCCTGCACCTCATGAG CTTAAGAATTACAAGTCCACGGGATTAATCATGGCTGTTGAAGCAGACAAAATTCCGAAATTTCGTCAAGAATTAGCTGCTGTAATAAATGAAACCTGA
- the LOC114163953 gene encoding protein SENSITIVITY TO RED LIGHT REDUCED 1, translated as MAASEKTLTIDNCTTSEGWTVVLPRRSRQRRKATQSGVLEEKQEPWTPTDSLTDPSKKATLVQKMERCMNKIDKSEFYHTFRDQIQTSIADYFSKVLASEIKMQMVIYGIGSIELYEPPRLQLSLAILLKRDFSWIGNVEVFDPILSATESQVLETLGCSVMSINEHGRREALKPTMFFMPHCEAELYNNLLQANWKLNLLKNMVLFGNSFETYEQHVSLCKNSPILNSVGHILAARGFTNEFRIQTVSDDYYNAFHDSSWHIFSPLLESELQFINS; from the coding sequence atgGCAGCTTCGGAGAAAACTCTAACAATTGACAACTGCACAACAAGTGAAGGTTGGACAGTTGTTTTACCCCGTCGCAGCAGACAAAGAAGAAAAGCTACCCAATCTGGAGTTTTGGAGGAAAAACAAGAGCCATGGACTCCAACAGATTCTCTGACTGATCCAAGCAAAAAAGCAACGTTGGTGCAGAAAATGGAAAGATGTATGAATAAGATTGATAAATCTGAATTCTATCATACTTTCAGGGATCAAATTCAAACATCAATTGCTGATTACTTCAGTAAGGTTTTGGCCTCAGAGATAAAGATGCAAATGGTCATTTATGGTATAGGCAGCATTGAACTGTATGAGCCCCCTCGATTGCAGCTTAGCCTTGCAATATTgttgaaaagagatttcagtTGGATTGGAAACGTAGAGGTATTTGATCCTATTCTTTCTGCAACCGAGTCTCAGGTTTTGGAAACTCTTGGTTGTTCTGTCATGTCCATAAACGAGCATGGGAGACGGGAGGCACTGAAGCCAACAATGTTCTTCATGCCTCATTGTGAGGCAGAGTTATATAACAACCTGTTGCAAGCAAATTGGAAACTGAATCTCTTGAAAAACATGGTATTATTTGGCAACAGCTTTGAAACATATGAGCAGCATGTGTCGTTGTGTAAGAACTCACCTATTCTTAATTCGGTGGGGCATATTTTGGCTGCTCGAGGATTTACAAATGAATTTAGAATCCAAACAGTTTCAGATGATTATTATAATGCATTCCATGATTCTAGTTGGCATATTTTCAGTCCTCTCCTTGAGTCAGAGTTGCAATTTATCAATTCTTAA